cgagagtgctggagcccatcccagctgtcaatgggtaggaggcagggtacaccttaaattggttgccagccaatctcaggacacatagagacaaacggcactcacaatcagacctcgggccaatttagagtatccaattaatgttgcatgtttttgggatgtgggaggaaaccagagtgcccggagaaaaccctcataggcacagggagaacacgcaaactccacacaggtggggcccggattgaaccctagaactcagaactgtgaggccaacactttacagctgagtcactgtgccgccactaGAGGACCATTACTTCCTATTTTTAAGATAATAGCGCAATAACTGAAAGTCACACAGtaataaaactttgtttttttcaggctgAGGAAGAATCAAAAGAAGTGGAAGATGGAGCTAATGGAGATGAAGTTGGAGGAAATAATGGCAAGACTGAGGCTTCAGGTGGAGATggaggaaagaaagaagaggaggagggagaggagaATGAGGAAGAGGTAGTGAAGGAATAGATTCAGCCATGTAGTAAAGGTTACGAGATGTGGATTTTTGAATGTGGAAATATTGCAGTCATATTTCAAGTTGAAATGGAACCGTCCGGCGTTTTGTCTTCTTCTGCAGCACCTGTAAAAAGCCACACGCAAACGAGAGTTTTTCATGAGAAATGATCTCTTTGCTGTTAAAACTGGCATTGATGATAAGCATCATTAAGGCGCACAAGAGTTCTGGAAGAATCTGAACACACCTGACACTGCTCATCCTGCAGTAGCAGTGGATCCTGAAGTGGGACTGCAAGAGCATGAATTTGTTGTTTCCTCTTACATCAGGACTACTGCACCCTTAAAGTGAAGACTGACAagtctctttgttttttttttttcccactggttTGTCCTTAAGCTTAACTTGTTAACAAATGTGCTGTTCTTCAAATAACTGCTATATTAACCTCTTTTAAACCACATCGGCTTCATTGAAATTAAACCCTGCACTTATAAGGCTTTACAAATGCATAGTTGATCACCATAAGGTTTGCTGAGTTTTAAGTGTCTCGTagttataacttttttttttttatttgaggggTGAAGATTGGCTACAAATTAAATTCCTGTAAATCAGCTTTCAGACTAAGGAATGGGCTGTATGTAGCCTTTGCTGCCTCTGAGGTGTTGCAGTACATCTACCTGATGAAAGAGTACTGAAGTATTGAATTGTATTAAACACAAATGAGTCATTAGTGTAAATGAAAAGACCGCTTTTTTTATTGGCTGGAAACTAAGATAATAGGCCATGTCCATGATTATGACTCTGAGCTTCTcttttgtgcgtgtgcgtgcgtgtgggtgggtgtgtgtgtgaaccAGTGAACCTTCAGTATTAAGAGAAATTGAATACACTTATTTGacagtgtttttctttcattggtTGAAtttgctaaaaaataaataaaagagtaGCCCTGCAATGTACACAAGTTTTTCCACAGGCTTATTAttcataattttacatttgaccCTGTTTATTTTTTCCAGAATCATAAAGCGGCATCCTCTTTTGATTTGTTTGGAAAAGTttgaacctttttttgttttgatttgaacatttatttttgagtTAAATGACAACGAAAAGTTTGGACTATTTACAGAGTTGTACTTCACGAGCGCAATTATTGAATTGTCTCttcaacaattttaaaataaactctCAGTCCCATGTGCACTTTTTAGAACCCAAATGAGTAACAAACACATCCAtgattgggggggtgggggggcactcAATGTGATTGCTTTCTTACAAGTCCAGTTAAATGTCAGCttcagattttttgttttgtttatgcaACAAAAATGTTACTGGGAAATTTCATTTGGTTTCAATTTATTTTGGATTGTTGCCCCTTTTCTTTGCTGCTGTGGTTGCTGATgatgtatgtatttgtgtgatgaCGGCTCAAGGCAAAGAACTAATACGTTCTGATAAAAATGTGCTGTTcttaatgacattttaatgtcaTCTTACTTTGGTCTATTTTACATGCAGtgcaaatgtatttacattttgactTATCTGCACAATGtcaaaattacagtacatattagTTTGCAATAAACTGGactaaatgttttcatttatcaGCATCAACATATTTCAGTCTGAAAATTTTGAGGCCTTCAATGTTTTATTAAGTTTGTCACATATACTGTCAGTGCTGTGTATATGTTTTCACAGTGTGTTTCTGGTGGCTTTTGTTCTgtataaaactttgaaaaacagCCTGCTTTCTAAAATCACCTTTATGATTAATAAAAATTTCTGGTTCATGACCCAAACGTTTGTTGTACTTACTTTATTGTATTGTGTGAGTATGGTATCAGTTAAGTaagcatttgaaaaataattttattggtATAAAAGAAATCTGTATATACTTTCATGTCGAGTCAAATGAGTTATCTTTCTTGAcataaaaagtgcattttaatgAATACACTTCAAAGAGAAACTTCGTAGTACTTTACATTTTCATAATACATAGTTATGCATGGCGAAAACTCAGTCCCTCGCCCTCTTGTGACAATTTTATGTACTACGCTTTCCCGCTGAATTGCCTTTTAAGACGGTATCTTTATTTAAAGGCAATTGATTGGCTTTCAGGAGTTACGTCATGGCCAATCGGGTCCCTAAACATTTGCATGTGACTAATACGTAATTACAATGCGGCCGCCATCATTGCTAGTGGCAGTGCGTGAAGCTCGTGGAGATAAAGGTTAGCATTTTAGCGCAGTTGTGCTAATCGGTAACACGCAGTCCGAGTGTACTTGGAGTTGTTCGGACAGCAGCGATGGTACAAACTTGCTCTGCTTATGGCTGTAAAAACCGTTAtcacaaagacaaagaaatcTCCTTTCACAAGTGAGTTCACGTCAACTCTGTGTTGATTATTAGCATGAGCTGTTCAAATATTACGGAGAAACCTCGTGAATTTACTGTACATGATATGATGGGTGGTATTCACCATTTTCTCggaaagaaaaatagcattttatGTCATTTAAACGTTATGAAAATCTCGTGCGGCTGTAGTTGAATAtactgttctgtatgtcgtattTGTAACTTGTCTGTGTAATTTGTTTTTCGACTCTACAGCCACTGAATTACGGGtttgcaaataaatgaaaaagtccACCCCCCCCACCGACAACTAGAACCTTGTATTTACAAAAATTAGACATACTGTGTGTGCCCAAACTTATTTTGTTGAATGAATGGCAACAAGTGGATACATAGGTTAGTTATCTGGCAGAAACGCTCGAATCATTACTCTTAGGGAGTTTGCTTGCAGTTTTGATGGCGTTGGCTTATTAGATGTTAAATCAAGTCACATGGTACAGTTAAAATTTAGAGACACACTTGCTTACTACACTGTTCACCTTAGCTATAATAATATCTTCTGAGTTGAGATGCTGTTTTAAATTGCTTTATGAAAGATTCACTTAACCCAAGTGGAGCAATTAATATTAAACTGAGGATGTAAATCTGCTATATGCATTTTACTCATTCACATGCTATCACAGGTTAGGCAGCTAAAACAGTGGAAACACCTCTTGGGAAGAATTCGGTTAGGTGTCATTTAATATTGTGATTGGTTTTGTTCACTAGGTTTCCACTGGCGCGTCCAGACATCTGTAGTAAATGGGTGGCGGCAATGAGGAGAAACAATTTCAAGCCATCAAAGTACAGTAATATTTGCTCACAGCACTTCACCAAAGACTGCTTCAAGAGAGAATGCAACAACCGCGTGCTGAAGGAGAATGCCGTCCCTTCGCTCTTTGACTGGAATCTCGACATCAAGCTTAGAGAGGTCAGGAAAATTCCAAGTGTGTGTTTATATCTTCAGTTCTAAATCTTTCCATTTCTCTTATGTATATGGGGATTTTGGTCAGtaaaaatgtcttgaaaaagttttttttcacaccAGGAGTGTCTGGAGGATCCCTTCCCCTCTGAGATTCACTTCCCCCTCTCCTTTCCTCTGACCTCTGACGATGTGATGGAGGAGGTGGGCTCTGAGCCTGTAAGGAGTGCACCTGACAATCCTAGCGACACGGTGGTGGTCTCCTGTGACCATAACTACACAGCAGAGGACTCTGCACGGCAGAAGAAGCGTATCCAGCAGCTGGAAGAGCAGCTTGAGCTGCTAAGGAAGAAGCtgaaaacaacacaacaaaagtGTCGGCGTCAGGAGAGGCAGCTCAAGAGCCTGAGGGTCTCCTGCAAGACCGTCAGGACAGCGTGCGACGCACAAACTCCTTTCATTGAGGGTTATGTCATTTTGCCAAAACATATCTACCACTCGCTCAAAGGCATCGAGTAAAAGGATGAAACTGAGAAATTGACTCAAATATGCTGTTGATGTTTAACAGTAGATGGAGCTGTTGCGCGTGGCAGTGATGCTGCGCAGGCTGTGGAATGAACATCGAGCATGAATGGAGTGAGTCTTTGTCATGACACGCTTCAGTTTTTGCAAACATGTTCCTGAGCGAATGTCACATTTGTTCATGTCACAGCGGCACTTCTCGGCAGCTGGCAGTTTTgcacaaaacacaacagaagTTGGGCCGTTTAAGTAACTTTATGTTCAGTAAGGTTAACAAATTCCATTAAAATACTGGGATTTAAGGTCATCTGGAAGATGGGATCGACTCTGATTCTCAAAGTACATTTATTATATCaacaaaccacaacaaaagtttgaaaactgaCAATAAAATGTTTCCTCCATAAAAGGGGTATAGATCCTCCATCAGAGATGGCAATTTTCTGTGCATATgcggaattcattttttttcagctgaaattgacatttttgtgaaatgtgtaaatctgttgagaaaatttgggtgggggtgttatggcttgacgcggggcgaggctgtgaatAAGACTGGCTACCAGAATCTATCTACAATGCTTGTCTTGAAAtgagtcacagctgtgatagcggaaatcggcattgctatctgtgtGGATTAAATTTTTGTGTTCATAATAACAGCATTTTGGCGCTATTTCGTTGGTATTTTCACTCAGATGTTagcatttcatagagaagcattctgtttactatggcatagttataacttatagataTATGTACGCACATGTTATCGAGCGATCTGCCCGTTTGTCAGtgtggcgaaagtcttggagcgcaAAGATGAAGATTGTGCCAGGTAAATTGATCAAAACCATGGGgtaaaaaacagtttcagatgggcatggcttgaaaaaaagtgtaaccatgcagataggaacgaaaactgtatcaacgtCTAACtaaacatacaaaaagtggactttcccggcaaagtgctgtgcccTCTGttttccgataggagcaaaaaatgtcCAGGACCATATCctaaccaggaaacacaaaggtaaattggatgtaaatttctcaaatatatatttgacaGCTGTTAATGATTAGGCCTCTCTGTAGCACTAGCCCTGTAGATcatgcattttatcgctcacttttatatttcatgatctcttgTATAtatagatctatctatctatatataaatatatatataaacaaattgtgtacttatttctgaagtataacttgtaagtgcagtagcctatttgatataagtTTCGCAAAGTTATTTTGGTTATTTGGACTCatgttttaagttttcaaaatattatgattgccctgtatttacactgttagaagtaaccagaggtcaccatttaacagtgtgttttataaaaacaaaattcatgcCCAAAGGGGGGCGCACCCCCTTTAAccccatccccccacccctctggcagacattttcagtttttttccacaaattggtcattctcatctcTGCTCCATTCTgcctgacctaaaaaaaaaaaaaaaacataaaaatggaaCATTGGGCAGTCAGACTAGCTGTACCCGTGTCACTATCGTGAAACCCAGTGCCTGCTAATGTGTTGAGCTTTCCCCCTTAATATTATAGTTTAGAGATTGGTGCTATCTTTATTTACTtcgtttttgaaaatgtttttctaaaaataaaattgggcttaaaatattgactttggtctgaataaaaatgtctaaagaaaaaaaaagaatttgggaTTTCCCAGTTTTTCCTCACTCAGCCTGATTCCATTGAGTCATTGTGAAATTGTCAACTTGATGTCGGTGAAACGACAGTGAAGAGTTTTAAGATCTACAAGTCTGTAGCCAATCTCCCTTGATGTACCAACAGATGTAACGTTTATGACAAACTAACATGATGGCTAATAGCAATAGTCACAAAAGACCCCAgaacaacctaaaaaaaaataaaggttgaaCTCCAAGATCAAAGTACATCAGTCATCATTTAAGCCACGGTGGACTTCATGGGTGACAACTAAGTACACCACTGTTGTAAATCCTAAAACAAAGCAAGACTGGAATTTCCCAAACTGCATgttgaaaaaccacaaagctTCTGGGAGAATGACCTTGGgacagatgagacaaaagtggaactttttggcAGGCACTTCAAGCAGAAAAATCCTGAAGGTGAATGTCTGGCCATTAGTTTGttccctcaaactcaagcgctcttggatcaaGCAGCAGGACTGATCCTAAACACACCACTAACACACCATctctgaatggcttaaaaaaaaaaaaaaaaaaaaaggttttggagtggtcaaatcaaagtccagatttaaatccTATTGAGATGCTGTTATGTGACCAGGCAGTTCATCtaaaaaaaccctccaatatggtggagttAAAAGAATTCTTCAAAGAAGAGTGGGTCAAAATTCTTCCAGagcaatgtgaaagactcatcaccagtTATTGCAAATGCttaatttcagttattgctgccaagtgCGGCAACAACGTGTTCCGGggtcaattactttttccacagacGCTCAGAAaggttgggatttttttgtgcctgaaaaacttaaattgtcatttgaaaactgcattttgtatttccttgggtgaCGAAATCGGAAAGGGGGCTGtaatggtcctgctggtcccagccctggcggtgcaggtcccctggAGATCGACACCTCATCAGGGTTAATTAACCTGAGTATATACTCTTAAGcacccagtggacggtctggctttgccagattgttgccatctatgcctcgttcccgcacttccttgttcctgatcctgaacccctgtgtaccgacctccgcctgtcctccgaccaaccctgtaagcttgacgctcttgatactgctgctctctctgaatGACTCTCCGGCTTGTGaacttggaacgaataaagaccttcctttaactgcctccctgtctactgagtcgtgcatttggttcCACACAAGAGTTgtggttatgacagaacgatctggccacgacATCGACccagaagccatccgccgctctCTACAGATGCAGGGCAGATGCCTGGccgagcaggagactgctcttTAGGTTACCAACCAAAGAGTTCTCGATATCTGTGCCCGATTAGATCCATGACTAGCATCTCAGGCTAGCGCCGCTAACGTTATGTCGACGGCGCCCGCCACAGTTCCTACCTCAGTCCAAGCCGCTTCGACTACCCCGCCAGTCCCAGAGTTTCAGCGGTTCGGGGCCACACCTCTCTCCCGGCCTGAACGCTTTTCCGGCGACACGGGGAACATCAAATCCTTCCTCGCCCAGTATGACCTCCACTATCGGCTTCCGCCTTCCCGACAGACCACGCAACATTTCCCTTCGTCATATCCCAACTGACGGGAAGAGCAGAGGCATGGGCCACagcagagtggagtcgtaacACCGGAACAGGCCACTCCTGATACTCCTTCGTATGTGCCATGATGCAACTTTTCCAGTATGCCTCGCCGGAACGCAAAGCAGTGGCGACGTTGATTACACTCAGACAGGTGCAGCGTCGCGAGGCAGATTATGCTATCGCGTTTCGCATCAGAACACCTGACAGTCGATGGAATGAGGATGCGCCtctcgacgcctttttccaaggGCTTTCGCCGCAGATCTGCAGTCACCTCATTGCAGTAGAATtgcctacctccctggattcacTCATCGCCCTATCTCTCAAGATCAACCAGAGGCTAGTGATCCAGGGACAAGTGGACGCGCTACTAGAAGGAGAGCAGGGCGCCACTGGTTCCCCTTCTGCCGACGCCATAACCGTGACGGAGCAGATGCAGGTTGAGGGGCTCGATGGTCGGCCTTTATTGACTCGGGATCGGACGGCAACCTGATTAATCCATGGGTAGTCGAGGCCTTGAGCAGAGTGACCTTTCAGACACAACGGTTACGCAACGCATACGCTGCCAATGGTAAATTCCTATGCTGAGTAACTCACCATACgcaatctctgaggatgacatttccggacgctcacaccGAGAAGATAAGTTTCCACGTATTTAACTTGCGGAGCAGCGAtgtcatcctgggcagcccctggcttaaaagacacaacccacacattgactggaccaccagtcaaatcagggcatgggcGATGAATGCAGTAAGGCATGTCTCAGGGCTCTAAAAGAGCGGAATTTACAGATCACGCCAGTCGACTTGCAGGAGTTGAAGTCTGTGCCGGAACTATCAGCAGTGCCATCTTGTTAACGGGACCTTAAGGAAGTAGTTTCCGAGGCAAAGGCCAAATCCCTTCCACCGCACCGCCTGGACGATTGTGCTATCGAGTTGTTGCCCGGGacctcaccccctcgagggaggCTCTTTTCATTAACAGGACCGGAACACAAAGCCATGAAAGAGTATGTGGAGTAGTTGCTGGCGGCAGGACTCATCCGAGCATCATCGTCAGCAGCTGGAGCAGGATTCTTCTTCGTCAAAAAGAAGGACACTCTGCTACGGCCCTGTATTGATTACCCGGGACTTAAcgacatcaccatcaagaacaggtaccctcttcccctgatTGCCACCACATTCGAGCTGCTACAAGGGGCCcgggatcttcaccaagttggatttaCGAAATGTGCACCATCTGGTACGCATCAGAGaaggggacgagtggaagactgcctttaatacaccaacaggccacAACGAGTACCTGGTAATGCCGTATGGTCTGACTGATGCGCCAGtggtttttcagaattttattaatgatgtgctatcggagagactgaacaagaatGTGTTCGTCTACCTCGACATTTTGTTCTTCTCTTGAGCCAGGGAAGTGCTGCAGCAGCTACTACGACATAAcctatatgtcaagatggaaaagtgtgAGTTTCACTGACCTTCCAtcacattcctgggattcatcttggcTGAGGGACAGATCACATGGATCTCAGTAAGGTCGACTCTGTCCTCAAATGGTCCActcccaccaatcgcagggaggtgcagagATTCATCGGATTCGCTCATTTCTACCgcaagttcatcaggaacttcagttccatagcTGCACCCAGGCACGCCCTCACTTCAACCCGCAACTCATTCGAGTGGGATGTGACCTGCCAGGAGACCTTTCATAGACTTAGGTCGAGTTTCACCACATCtccagtcctcatcatgccagatccagagaggcagtttgtggtAGAAGTGGATGCATCAGACTCGGGAATGGAAGCAATACTCTCCCAGAGGTGTGCAAGGGATGGAAGACTTCACCCGTGTGCCTTCTTATCTAAGAGACTGACTCCGGCAGAGCAGACTTATGATGTGGGTGATCGAGAATTATTGGCGGTCAAAACGGCGCTGAAGGAATggaggcactggctggagggatcgCAAGTGCCATTTCTGGTCCTTACTGACCATAAGAACTTGGTGTACCTGAGGACTGCTAAAAGATTGAATGCTCCccaagccaggtgggcacttttttttttaacttgcttcCGTTTCACTGTCCTTTCGTCCAGGCTCGAAGAATGGCAAACCGGATGCACTATCccggatccatgaaggggagtCAATGGAAGCCGTGAGTGTTCCTATActtccggaggcctgcttcgtgtcTGAGTTCACCTGGGAGATtgagaagaaagaaaggaggCTCTAAGGAACTCTCCGGGCCCAGCTGAATCCCGTTCCGGTCGTCTGTTCGTGGCAACCTCGCTACGAGGAGACGTCATCAATTGGACCCACACAAACAAGACCGTCTGTCACCCCGGCATGGTAAAGACCCGCTCAGTAGTTGAACAatggttttggtggccaaacctgggaaggGACATGAGGGAGTATGTCGACGCGTGCCCGAtctgtatggccaataagaccTCTCGCCTGCGACCTATGGGTGAGCTATGGCCGCTACCAATTCCCTCTCACCCATGGTCACAAATTTCTCTAGACTTTGTTCAGGTCTACCCTGctcccaggggaacacagtggtactcTCAGTCATCAATCGGTTTTCTAAGATGGGCCACTTCATACCAGCTCCTAAGATTCCGTCCACCAAGCAGACTGCGCAGCTACTGCTAGACAAAGTCGTCCGCTATCATGGTCTGCCCGTGGATGTAGTGTCGGACAATTCATGTCTCGATTCTGGAAGATGTTCTGTACACTCATCGGGGCAAAAGTAAGCCTCACATCAGGCCATCAGCcagagtccaatggccaaaTGGAAACAATAAATCAGGATCTGGAGACTGGTCTACGCTGTCTGGCATCACttgatcacagcacttggagccagcacctcggatgggtggaatatgccAACAACTCACTGCCTTCtacttccacaggtatggctctgTTCCGCATCATTCATGGGTACCCTCCCTCAGTTTCCATCTGTGGCCGCCGACTCCGCGGTGCCATCcgcattggcagtggtgagatgctgcaaacggacctgggaactAGCCAGAAAGACGTTACTACGCaagggcagctcctacaagttCTGCGGCAGACCTCAAGAGAAGAAGGCCACCAGTGCTCAAAGTGGGACAATGCGTATGGCTGTCCACAAAGAATCTTCCACTGCGGAAGGAGTCACAAcctagctcccaggttcgtgggGCCCTGTCCTATCACCAAGATCGTTAACCCTGTCACTGTTTCCTTAAAGATTCCCAGATCGATGAGGGTTCATCACACATTCCATGTAAGCCGGCTTCGACCGACTCGTCCATCGCCATTAGTACCCCCAGTCAAGCCCCCTCCGCCCCCCGCATGATCGATGGAGGTAAGGTGTACTCGGTACGTCGACTTCTATCATCCCGTTGGAGAGGGAGAGGGGTTcaatacctggtggattgggaaggGTATGGCCCAGAAGAACGTTCCTGGATCCCGTCCCATTTTATTGTGGACCCTAGCCTTACTTCCACGCATCCCATCGTGAGACTCCTGGGTCGTCTGGAGCTGGTCGtaggggggaggaggggggaaggtactgtcatggtcctgccggtcccagccctggcggtgcaggtcccctgcacacctgcgcctcatcagggataattaaccctagtatatataggGCCCAGCtgatggtctggctttgccagatcgttgccatccatgcctcattcccgcatttccttgttcctgatcctgaacccctttATACCGCCCTCCGCCTgccctccgaccaaccctgaaagcttgacgctcttgatactgctgctctctctgactgactctccggttTACGAACTTGGAATGAATAAGGACCTtcttttaactgcctccctgtctaccgagtcgtgcatttgggtccacactagagttgTGGTTATTACAGGGGCAAATATCTTTTCACAACACTATGTGCTTCAATCTAAATCCTTGTGCGCATATGTGGAAGAAGCTGAAACATGCCACCTGGAGAAAGCGCCCTGCACATGAGATAGCTGGAGCAGTTTACTCATGAAGAGTAACCCAAAATACCTGATGGAAGTGAGAGGTGCAGAAGTGTccttgaaagttaaaaaaaatgacatctgaTTGGAGTGATTTCCTCAAAATGTATCTATTAGGCTACCATCATTTTTTGTCCAGGCTTGTTTTATGAATTTGGTTTAAATAATTCTGTTGAACCACAATTCAAATGATCATTCATAATCACATTcccacctatgggaaatttttagttttcaatcaatctaccacacgtttttttggggggaatataGGGGCAAACAGGGgaaccaggagaaaacccatgcaggcatggaatgagcaggcaaactccacacaggtgaggccagatttcaaccctgatcctcagaactgtgaggctcactCGTTGTGTGAAATCGATTCACTCACTTTTATAATATACACATGAAACAGTGTCACAAGGCAATCATAAGACAAACAATCATATCATTCAGAACATTTAGAGTAGCATGGATGTTTCTTGAACGCGAGAATAGGCCGCAGTAGCAGTAGGAAAACCACGCACCagtaaaacatgcaaactccacacaagaaaaGTCAGACCCACAATTCAAACCCAGAAACAAAACCGTGAATCTTGAACTgccaaatgttgtttttctgtcatgGGCCAGAGCCGCTTTTATGCAATGATAGTACAGTATACTTATCGccgatatttttttctcatcatttcATGGTCTTACTTAATTTTGCATatcatgcagccctatgggggcacaaaccagtgcaatctgtaggccggtcccaagcccggataaatgcagagggttgtgtcaggaagggcatccggcgtaaaaactgtgccaaacaaatatgagcgttgatctaaagaatcccataccggatcggtcgtggcccgggttaacaacgcccgcacccggcactgctaacctgcagggcgtcggtggaaattcagctactgtgggtcgaagacaaagaggaggaggaaaccggattcatcgtcagaagaaaaagaggaatgcacagaccctacaactgagtgtagggactttgaatgttgggactatgacaggaaaagctcaggagttggttgacatgatgattaggagaaaggttgatattctgtgcatccaagagagcaggtggaaaggtagtaaggctagaagtttaggagcagggtttaaattattctaccacgaagtagatgggaagagaaatggagtaggggttattttaaaggaagagctggctaagaatgtcttggaggtgaaaagagtatcagatcgagtgatgagactaaaatttgaaattgag
This DNA window, taken from Syngnathoides biaculeatus isolate LvHL_M chromosome 17, ASM1980259v1, whole genome shotgun sequence, encodes the following:
- the thap1 gene encoding THAP domain-containing protein 1, giving the protein MVQTCSAYGCKNRYHKDKEISFHKFPLARPDICSKWVAAMRRNNFKPSKYSNICSQHFTKDCFKRECNNRVLKENAVPSLFDWNLDIKLREECLEDPFPSEIHFPLSFPLTSDDVMEEVGSEPVRSAPDNPSDTVVVSCDHNYTAEDSARQKKRIQQLEEQLELLRKKLKTTQQKCRRQERQLKSLRVSCKTVRTACDAQTPFIEGYVILPKHIYHSLKGIE